A portion of the Paenibacillus hamazuiensis genome contains these proteins:
- a CDS encoding cache domain-containing protein — protein MRRLWSKLSIKWSMAMLFLGVSLISMILVGVFFHIYYSHTVKQDFHKVTDEATKRLNDHIEFYLEQVSRSTRTLADSDLIQAWMDKSRELNLFEVDEIETQLRRSVAFQYSEVVGIFLKSADNRVIAAPSFNFKEPDYMAEPWYHLPVPEKRVLLPTYRINYPQSQGMSVISIMMPVYSRSDLTLIGCVVIDLSLSEIETTLERSKIGKSGHFMMLSDDDTIVYHSNSEWRGTSLTRTPLSVIHIPQEGSVGTEFFEGKQILVSAHSSKATGWRVVAIVPFEEMAGGLNTAKSSAISAFVLIAVMVILIVPVLSNLFVEPILRLESSMNKVAAGDYDTRADFQQGSNEFQKLNNSFNKMVRQLEGQLHTIADLKLQELHARLRQKEAYIQALQNQINPHLLYNSLDVIKSIGYLHNNELVVSMAGNLAEVYRYTAKISDYEVTLREELTILEKYLEMARIRFPKKFRSDITVDPKYYSCLVIKLTLQPIVENAVKYAVHSGDGDTVISIRVYDEVNDLVIEIADNGDGIPENTKSELVSDLRAITMNGHSPEIARRNSLGISNVHSRIFLKYGEPYGINLSSCHGRGTLVSIRHPLQFAG, from the coding sequence ATGAGACGTCTATGGAGCAAGCTTTCGATCAAGTGGAGTATGGCTATGCTTTTTCTCGGTGTCAGCCTGATTTCCATGATCCTCGTGGGAGTCTTTTTTCACATCTACTACAGCCATACGGTGAAACAAGACTTTCATAAAGTCACTGACGAAGCGACCAAAAGGTTAAACGATCATATTGAGTTTTATTTGGAGCAGGTTTCCAGATCTACAAGGACATTGGCCGATTCGGACTTGATTCAAGCGTGGATGGACAAAAGCAGAGAGCTGAATTTGTTCGAGGTGGACGAAATAGAGACGCAGCTTCGCCGCAGCGTAGCTTTTCAATATTCGGAAGTCGTCGGCATATTTTTGAAGTCTGCCGATAACCGGGTCATCGCCGCGCCCAGCTTTAATTTTAAGGAGCCCGATTATATGGCGGAACCGTGGTATCATTTGCCCGTTCCGGAGAAAAGAGTACTGCTGCCTACTTACAGAATCAATTATCCGCAAAGCCAAGGGATGTCCGTGATTTCGATCATGATGCCTGTGTACAGTCGGTCGGATCTGACGCTCATCGGATGTGTTGTTATCGACTTGTCCCTTTCTGAAATCGAGACCACATTGGAACGTTCGAAGATCGGAAAATCGGGTCATTTCATGATGCTCTCGGATGACGATACGATCGTTTATCATAGCAACAGCGAGTGGCGGGGAACGAGTCTTACGCGTACGCCGCTGAGTGTGATTCATATTCCTCAGGAAGGAAGCGTCGGTACGGAGTTTTTTGAAGGAAAACAAATATTGGTTTCCGCACACAGCTCCAAAGCGACGGGATGGCGGGTCGTGGCGATCGTCCCGTTCGAGGAGATGGCCGGCGGCCTCAATACGGCCAAAAGCTCGGCGATCAGCGCTTTTGTCCTTATTGCTGTCATGGTTATTCTTATCGTCCCGGTTTTATCGAATTTGTTCGTCGAGCCCATCTTGCGTTTGGAGAGCAGCATGAACAAGGTGGCAGCGGGGGATTACGACACGAGGGCGGATTTTCAGCAAGGGAGCAACGAATTTCAAAAATTAAATAACAGCTTCAATAAAATGGTGCGGCAGCTCGAAGGGCAGCTTCATACTATAGCCGACTTGAAGCTTCAAGAGCTTCATGCCCGGTTGCGTCAGAAGGAAGCTTACATCCAGGCTCTGCAAAATCAAATTAACCCTCATCTGCTCTACAATTCGTTGGATGTGATTAAAAGCATCGGTTATCTCCATAACAATGAGCTTGTTGTCAGCATGGCGGGAAATCTTGCGGAGGTTTACCGATATACGGCGAAAATATCGGACTATGAGGTGACGTTGCGGGAAGAACTGACCATATTGGAAAAGTATTTGGAAATGGCCCGGATCCGGTTTCCGAAAAAGTTCCGAAGCGATATTACTGTGGACCCTAAATACTACAGCTGCCTGGTCATCAAACTCACACTTCAGCCTATCGTGGAAAATGCCGTCAAATATGCGGTGCATTCGGGGGATGGGGATACCGTTATTTCCATTCGTGTTTATGACGAAGTAAACGATCTTGTCATAGAAATTGCGGATAACGGCGACGGCATTCCGGAGAATACGAAATCGGAGCTTGTTAGCGACTTAAGGGCGATCACGATGAACGGGCATTCCCCTGAAATCGCGCGGAGAAATTCCCTCGGCATTTCCAATGTTCATTCGCGGATTTTTCTAAAATACGGCGAACCCTACGGGATCAACTTATCCTCCTGTCACGGCAGAGGCACCTTGGTATCAATCAGACACCCTCTTCAATTCGCCGGATGA
- the asd gene encoding aspartate-semialdehyde dehydrogenase gives MTAKLKVGIVGGTGMVGQRFVQLLDRHPWFEVTAIAASSSSAGKTYEESVQGRWKLATPIPDSVKRIVVQDASKVEEVAAGVDFIFCAVDMKKSEIQALEEAYAKTGTPVVSNNSAHRWTPDVPMVIPEINPAHLEVIAAQRKRLGTSTGFIAVKPNCSIQSYVPMLHALLDYKPTKVVASTYQAISGAGKNFDDWPEMLDNVIPYIGGEEEKSEQEPLRIWGSVANGEIVKAAAPLITTQCIRVPVTDGHLATVFVSFENKPSKEEILNRWKQFKGRPQELGLPSAPQQFITYFEEENRPQTGLDRDIERGMGVSAGRLREDSLYDYKFVGLSHNTLRGAAGGAVLIAELLKAEGYIQAK, from the coding sequence ATGACTGCAAAATTGAAAGTGGGCATTGTGGGAGGAACAGGCATGGTGGGCCAGCGTTTCGTCCAGCTGCTGGACCGGCATCCGTGGTTTGAGGTAACGGCGATTGCCGCCAGCAGCAGCTCGGCGGGAAAAACCTATGAAGAATCAGTGCAGGGCAGATGGAAATTGGCAACGCCGATTCCTGACAGCGTGAAGCGGATCGTCGTTCAGGACGCCTCGAAAGTGGAGGAAGTTGCCGCCGGGGTTGATTTTATTTTTTGTGCGGTAGATATGAAAAAAAGCGAAATCCAAGCGCTGGAAGAAGCTTACGCGAAAACAGGAACGCCCGTCGTTTCCAACAACTCGGCCCATCGCTGGACGCCGGACGTCCCGATGGTCATCCCGGAAATCAATCCGGCGCATCTGGAAGTGATCGCGGCGCAAAGAAAGCGGCTCGGCACGTCGACCGGATTTATTGCCGTGAAGCCGAACTGCTCCATTCAAAGTTATGTGCCGATGCTTCATGCGCTGCTGGACTATAAGCCGACCAAAGTGGTCGCATCGACGTATCAGGCGATTTCCGGCGCCGGCAAAAATTTTGACGACTGGCCGGAGATGCTGGACAACGTTATCCCGTATATCGGCGGCGAGGAAGAGAAAAGCGAGCAGGAGCCTTTGCGCATTTGGGGCAGCGTGGCAAACGGGGAAATCGTTAAAGCGGCCGCGCCCTTGATTACAACGCAATGTATCCGCGTGCCTGTCACGGATGGGCACTTGGCTACCGTATTCGTATCGTTTGAGAACAAACCGTCGAAAGAGGAAATTTTGAACCGCTGGAAGCAGTTCAAAGGCCGGCCGCAGGAACTCGGTTTACCGAGCGCTCCGCAGCAGTTCATCACGTATTTTGAAGAGGAAAACCGTCCGCAGACCGGACTTGACCGTGATATCGAGCGCGGAATGGGCGTTTCCGCGGGCCGTCTGCGCGAGGACTCATTGTACGATTATAAATTTGTCGGACTTTCGCACAATACGTTGCGCGGAGCGGCCGGCGGTGCCGTGCTGATCGCCGAACTGCTTAAGGCGGAAGGATACATTCAAGCCAAATAA
- the fumC gene encoding class II fumarate hydratase, whose protein sequence is MTSERIERDSMGEIKVPADKLWGAQTQRSLEHFRIGGERMPLDVIYALALIKKSAARVQRSMGNMDQAKAEAIEAAADEILQKRWDDHFPLVVWQTGSGTQTNMNVNEVIARRAGQLLEKAGSELRVHPNDDVNRSQSSNDTFPTAMHISAVIALEERLLSPLRRLTDTFRQKEESFADIVKIGRTHLQDATPLTLGQEISGWRAMLEKDGALIASAIDPLRELAIGGTAVGTGLNAPPKFGEMVAEEISRITGKTFVSAANKFQALTSHAQLAFAHGALKALAADLMKIANDVRLLASGPRSGIGEITIPENEPGSSIMPGKVNPTQAEAMTMVACQVMGNDTIVGFAASQGNFQLNVFKPVIINAFLQSVRLLSDAMDSFDRYCAVGIEPRYENIRRNVEQSLMLVTSLNPHIGYEKAAVIAKQAHKEGLTLKEAAVRSGYLTAEQFDELVRPERMTRPEG, encoded by the coding sequence TTGACGAGCGAACGGATTGAACGTGACTCGATGGGTGAAATCAAAGTGCCGGCCGACAAGCTTTGGGGCGCACAAACCCAGCGAAGTTTGGAACATTTTCGCATCGGCGGCGAGCGGATGCCGCTCGATGTGATTTATGCTTTGGCGCTGATCAAAAAATCGGCTGCCCGCGTTCAGAGGAGCATGGGGAACATGGACCAGGCTAAAGCAGAGGCGATCGAAGCCGCCGCGGATGAAATTTTGCAGAAACGGTGGGATGATCATTTTCCGCTTGTCGTATGGCAAACGGGCAGCGGCACCCAGACGAATATGAACGTAAACGAAGTGATCGCACGGCGGGCGGGGCAGCTTCTGGAGAAAGCGGGAAGCGAACTGCGCGTCCATCCCAACGACGATGTCAATCGGTCACAAAGCTCGAACGATACGTTTCCGACGGCGATGCATATTTCCGCCGTAATCGCGCTTGAGGAACGTCTGCTTTCACCTCTCCGGCGGTTAACCGATACGTTCAGACAGAAGGAAGAATCGTTCGCAGATATTGTCAAAATCGGCAGAACCCATCTTCAGGATGCCACACCGCTAACTTTAGGCCAGGAAATCAGCGGCTGGAGGGCGATGCTGGAAAAAGACGGCGCACTCATTGCTTCCGCGATTGATCCGCTCAGGGAGCTCGCCATCGGCGGCACGGCGGTAGGAACCGGCCTCAACGCTCCACCGAAATTCGGAGAGATGGTCGCCGAAGAAATCAGCCGAATCACGGGAAAAACCTTCGTTTCCGCGGCGAATAAATTCCAAGCGTTAACAAGCCATGCTCAGCTCGCTTTCGCCCATGGCGCTCTTAAAGCTTTAGCCGCCGATTTGATGAAAATCGCGAACGACGTTCGCCTGCTGGCCAGCGGCCCGCGCAGCGGGATCGGGGAGATCACGATTCCGGAGAATGAGCCGGGAAGTTCGATAATGCCAGGCAAGGTCAATCCGACGCAGGCGGAGGCGATGACGATGGTGGCTTGCCAGGTGATGGGCAATGACACGATCGTCGGTTTTGCCGCTAGCCAAGGGAATTTTCAGCTCAATGTGTTCAAGCCGGTTATTATTAACGCCTTCCTTCAATCGGTACGGCTGCTCTCGGATGCGATGGATTCATTCGACCGGTACTGCGCTGTAGGTATCGAGCCCCGTTACGAAAACATCCGAAGAAATGTCGAGCAGTCCCTCATGCTGGTTACGTCATTAAACCCGCACATCGGTTACGAGAAGGCGGCTGTAATTGCCAAGCAGGCGCATAAAGAAGGATTGACCTTGAAGGAAGCGGCTGTCCGATCGGGGTATTTGACGGCGGAGCAATTCGACGAGCTCGTGCGGCCGGAGAGAATGACCCGCCCGGAGGGCTGA
- a CDS encoding ArsB/NhaD family transporter produces MVTLTVIAFVCTMVLVLWRPNGLNEAIPAVAGAVLVLLSGSVTLADLGKIGATISSAAITIMATIVMAIILESFGFFYWAAEGLAARARGSGIRLFWYVNLLCFLMTLFFNNDGSILITTPILIILLERLGLKNHEKIPYLLSGALIATASSAPIGVSNIVNLIALKIVHMDLYMHTAMMFVPATLGLLFLVFLLFLYFYRRLPRRLPRKRVIYTGTERHPLAGAQAPTVLALQNRNRFMRNVLLFVLSMRVGLFIASYIGIPIEIVAVLGSAILLGWRWKALKIPPTDMLKKTPWHILVFAFGMYVIIYGLNNIGLTKMLVAFFQPIVSGDLLNASLLMGSLLSLMSILFNNHPALMIGTLTLTNMNLDPLTLKIAYLASVIGSDVGSLLLPMGTLASLIWMHILKQNKLKITWKEYVKVTLIVIPPSLVFTLVILAYWVKWLF; encoded by the coding sequence ATGGTAACCCTGACAGTCATCGCTTTTGTGTGTACGATGGTTCTGGTTCTCTGGCGTCCGAACGGGTTGAATGAAGCCATTCCGGCTGTGGCCGGGGCCGTGTTGGTGCTTTTAAGCGGGAGCGTTACTTTAGCCGATCTGGGGAAGATCGGTGCGACCATCAGCAGCGCCGCCATCACCATCATGGCAACGATTGTGATGGCGATCATATTGGAAAGCTTCGGCTTTTTTTATTGGGCTGCCGAAGGACTAGCTGCCCGAGCGAGAGGCTCAGGAATACGGCTTTTCTGGTATGTCAACTTACTCTGCTTTCTGATGACGCTGTTTTTCAACAACGACGGAAGCATTCTTATTACGACGCCCATTTTAATCATTTTGCTTGAGCGTCTTGGGCTTAAAAATCACGAGAAGATCCCTTATCTGCTCTCCGGGGCATTGATTGCCACAGCTTCCAGCGCACCTATCGGCGTAAGCAATATCGTCAATCTGATAGCGCTGAAAATCGTTCATATGGACCTTTATATGCATACGGCCATGATGTTTGTGCCGGCCACTCTCGGACTGTTATTTCTCGTATTCCTGTTGTTTCTGTATTTCTATCGGCGATTGCCGCGCAGGCTTCCAAGGAAACGCGTGATCTACACGGGGACCGAGAGGCATCCGCTGGCCGGCGCACAAGCCCCCACGGTTTTGGCATTACAAAACCGGAACCGGTTTATGCGAAACGTCCTTCTGTTTGTCTTGTCCATGCGCGTAGGACTATTTATCGCATCTTATATAGGGATCCCTATCGAAATCGTCGCCGTGCTGGGTTCGGCCATATTGCTGGGCTGGCGGTGGAAGGCATTGAAAATCCCTCCGACCGATATGCTGAAAAAAACGCCTTGGCACATCCTCGTTTTCGCTTTCGGGATGTACGTCATCATTTACGGTTTGAACAATATCGGATTGACGAAAATGCTCGTCGCCTTTTTCCAGCCGATCGTTTCCGGTGATTTGCTCAATGCCAGCTTGCTGATGGGTTCGCTGCTATCGCTCATGTCGATATTATTTAACAATCACCCTGCCTTGATGATAGGAACGCTGACTTTAACGAATATGAATCTCGATCCTTTAACGTTAAAAATCGCTTATTTGGCCAGCGTGATCGGCAGTGACGTCGGATCGCTGCTGCTGCCGATGGGAACTCTCGCTTCGCTCATCTGGATGCACATACTCAAGCAAAACAAACTGAAAATCACTTGGAAAGAGTATGTGAAAGTGACATTAATCGTAATTCCGCCGTCCTTGGTGTTTACTTTGGTGATTTTGGCATATTGGGTAAAATGGCTTTTCTGA
- a CDS encoding helix-turn-helix domain-containing protein — translation MQNTAIAGIGSRLGRMIGGKGRFYKKSLIMIFIVSGIPGLILGALVYWMAGGRMESELLQLHYRQIEQRSRNIDDQLGNLEMLLSHWAFDNKFDYSLYGNDFVKNFERTQDITKTLIVMQGSNSMVKSAELFISGQQPVLFHPEYMALDAQTAGNVYEKLVRDKHVTYWTQWAFDANYPQSKDLTLVHLIPGGSLQPFGALIFRFDNEKWVNMMKTLTPYNDGETFLIEKGGDLFISANGNAYNSPFVQALRDKVDGSGSQKGSFFFEWKGTTYTVSYGNLSRIAADWTYVSASPITNITSPVVFISKLIIAVSLFALLIAALLAWLASRRIYSPVKRLVSLLGGHTARGEEDDEFTLLEKHWNNLHRESHELNAKLAEQLPHVKESFLHRLLQGYLYSYSEEDLLRRMEQFKWEVRDRQFIVLFVKLIGITSLEGKFHEGDEGLVSFAAVNMIEELASQHFEQSDTINFHDMTAGIFFIVPAAGSYAKELQAFSEELTLYINRILKMRVTIAIGRPVPHVSDVPLVFERARQATSYRNFDNANQIIDLEADDLETGAATDLQYPFTLEREMIQALRTGREADTLSLLESFLSEISGSGAKEIDVQQGMLHLLGSVQHAIMVSGINPNRLFKGANLYEQLSGIREPKRILEWFKEKVVTPFLKELSSRSDSQVKRLIEQAMIYLQENYMKDISLDNCAEHIGTNPYFLSKSFKQVTGKNFIDYLTELRIDKAKELLRDSEMKIYDVAEQVGYQHSYFNRIFKNLEGMTPTRYRELSRNS, via the coding sequence ATGCAAAATACGGCAATCGCAGGAATCGGCAGTCGGCTCGGCAGAATGATCGGGGGCAAAGGCCGTTTTTATAAAAAAAGCTTGATTATGATCTTTATCGTGTCGGGGATACCCGGACTGATCCTCGGGGCGCTTGTGTACTGGATGGCTGGAGGTCGGATGGAAAGCGAACTGCTACAGCTGCATTACCGGCAGATCGAGCAGCGCTCGCGCAATATCGACGATCAGCTGGGAAACCTGGAGATGCTGCTTTCCCACTGGGCGTTTGATAATAAATTCGATTACAGCTTATACGGCAACGATTTTGTGAAAAATTTCGAGCGAACCCAAGACATCACAAAAACGCTGATCGTCATGCAGGGCTCAAATTCGATGGTCAAAAGCGCGGAGCTTTTTATCAGCGGCCAGCAGCCTGTTTTGTTCCATCCCGAATATATGGCTCTCGATGCCCAGACGGCGGGGAACGTGTATGAGAAGCTGGTTCGCGATAAGCATGTCACTTATTGGACGCAATGGGCGTTTGATGCGAATTATCCGCAATCCAAGGACCTGACTCTCGTCCATCTGATTCCCGGAGGGAGCCTGCAGCCTTTCGGCGCGCTCATCTTCCGGTTCGACAACGAAAAATGGGTCAATATGATGAAAACATTGACGCCCTATAACGATGGGGAAACGTTTTTGATTGAAAAAGGTGGCGATTTGTTCATTTCCGCTAACGGAAACGCTTACAACTCGCCTTTTGTGCAGGCTCTCCGGGATAAAGTCGATGGATCCGGTTCGCAGAAAGGCTCCTTCTTTTTCGAATGGAAAGGGACGACGTATACCGTTTCGTACGGAAACTTGTCCAGAATTGCCGCCGATTGGACCTATGTATCGGCCTCCCCGATTACGAATATTACATCGCCGGTCGTGTTTATTTCCAAGCTGATCATCGCCGTCAGCCTCTTTGCTCTGCTCATTGCCGCCTTGCTCGCTTGGCTGGCGTCCCGGCGTATATATTCCCCCGTGAAACGGCTGGTTTCTTTGCTTGGAGGACATACGGCCCGTGGGGAGGAAGACGACGAGTTTACGCTGCTGGAAAAGCATTGGAACAACCTTCACCGGGAAAGCCACGAGTTGAATGCAAAACTCGCGGAGCAGCTGCCTCATGTCAAAGAAAGTTTTTTGCACCGGCTGCTGCAGGGTTACCTGTATTCCTATTCGGAAGAGGACTTGCTTCGCCGGATGGAACAATTCAAGTGGGAGGTAAGGGACCGGCAGTTTATCGTGCTGTTTGTCAAGTTGATCGGGATTACGAGCTTGGAGGGCAAATTTCACGAAGGAGATGAGGGACTCGTCTCGTTCGCAGCGGTCAACATGATCGAGGAGCTGGCTTCCCAGCATTTCGAGCAAAGCGACACGATCAATTTTCACGATATGACGGCGGGAATCTTTTTCATCGTGCCGGCCGCAGGGTCGTATGCCAAAGAGCTTCAAGCGTTTAGCGAGGAGTTGACGCTTTATATTAACCGGATACTGAAAATGCGCGTCACCATTGCGATCGGGCGTCCCGTACCGCATGTTTCGGATGTTCCGCTTGTGTTTGAAAGAGCCAGGCAGGCAACCAGCTACCGGAATTTCGACAATGCGAACCAGATCATCGATTTGGAAGCGGACGATCTCGAAACGGGCGCGGCAACCGACCTGCAGTACCCGTTCACGCTGGAAAGGGAAATGATCCAGGCGCTGCGGACGGGAAGGGAAGCCGATACGCTTAGTTTGCTGGAGTCGTTTTTGAGCGAGATTTCAGGCAGCGGAGCCAAGGAAATCGATGTACAGCAAGGCATGCTGCATCTGCTGGGGAGCGTTCAGCACGCCATCATGGTGTCGGGCATCAACCCGAACCGGCTGTTCAAGGGAGCGAACCTGTACGAGCAGCTTTCCGGCATCCGCGAACCGAAACGGATCTTGGAATGGTTTAAGGAAAAGGTGGTGACCCCGTTCCTGAAAGAGCTGTCCAGCCGTTCCGATTCCCAAGTGAAACGGCTTATTGAACAGGCCATGATTTATTTGCAGGAAAACTACATGAAAGACATTTCGCTCGACAACTGTGCGGAACATATCGGCACCAATCCATATTTTTTGAGCAAATCTTTCAAGCAGGTGACCGGCAAAAATTTTATCGATTATTTGACGGAGCTGCGAATCGACAAAGCCAAGGAATTGCTGCGGGATTCCGAAATGAAAATTTACGACGTGGCTGAACAGGTCGGATACCAGCACAGTTATTTCAACCGGATTTTCAAAAACCTGGAAGGAATGACTCCAACCCGTTACCGGGAACTCAGCCGCAATTCGTAG
- a CDS encoding extracellular solute-binding protein, producing the protein MYKNNMKWVSVAAVSAMAMTAIAGCSGGGADGGTKPAVSPSQGAGTAAPLQLNVMIPVFKTNYPKDDGPVVTEIEKKTNTELHFEWVPNSSYTDKFNITLASGKLPHILYVGDVKNPSFVNAAKSGAFWEVGPYLKDYPNLSKANPVIMNNSSIAGKNYGIYRGRALGRNGINYRKDWLEAVGMQPPKTIDDFYNMLKAFKEKDPDKNGKDDTYGMVLVKWTGQWASGFDTIKLWFGAPNKWGVVDGKLVPEHQTPEYLEALKFMKKLYDEKLINQDFAVFDSAKWNDPIVNGQAGVIVDVTDTAARIDDRIHQALAKEGKDKPDVHFVDNMIGVTGKNGLKALPTSGFAGILAIPKSTVKTEEEFKRVLKFLDQLNEPELQTLAGYGIEGKHYTKDGDAIVPSKDAALLESEVEGLNQMLPFIPEDRGLKVKQTPLRLQTAKIQKEAEQYIVSNPAEPFISTVYSQKGQQLDNIINDARIKFIVGQLDEAGLKAAFETWKKTGGDDLVKEMNELYAAAKK; encoded by the coding sequence ATGTACAAAAACAATATGAAATGGGTTTCCGTTGCGGCCGTCAGTGCGATGGCGATGACCGCGATCGCGGGATGCAGCGGCGGAGGAGCCGACGGCGGGACGAAACCCGCCGTTTCGCCGAGCCAAGGTGCAGGTACTGCGGCGCCGCTCCAGCTGAACGTTATGATTCCGGTTTTCAAAACGAACTATCCGAAGGACGACGGTCCTGTCGTCACCGAAATCGAGAAGAAAACGAACACCGAACTGCATTTCGAATGGGTGCCGAACTCATCTTATACGGACAAATTTAATATAACGCTCGCTTCCGGTAAGCTTCCGCATATCCTGTATGTTGGGGACGTGAAGAACCCGAGCTTCGTCAATGCGGCGAAATCCGGAGCTTTTTGGGAAGTCGGGCCTTATCTGAAGGACTATCCGAACCTCAGCAAGGCGAACCCGGTCATTATGAACAATTCTTCCATTGCCGGAAAAAACTACGGGATTTACCGCGGCCGCGCGCTCGGCCGGAATGGGATCAACTACCGCAAAGATTGGCTGGAGGCGGTCGGCATGCAGCCTCCGAAAACGATCGACGATTTCTACAACATGTTGAAAGCGTTTAAGGAAAAAGACCCTGACAAAAACGGCAAGGACGATACGTATGGCATGGTTTTGGTCAAGTGGACCGGCCAATGGGCCAGCGGCTTCGATACGATCAAGCTGTGGTTCGGCGCGCCGAACAAATGGGGTGTCGTCGATGGCAAGCTTGTGCCTGAGCATCAAACCCCGGAATATCTGGAAGCGCTCAAGTTCATGAAGAAGCTGTACGACGAGAAGCTCATCAACCAGGACTTCGCCGTGTTCGATTCGGCCAAGTGGAACGATCCTATCGTGAACGGCCAAGCCGGCGTTATTGTCGATGTCACCGATACGGCGGCGCGCATCGACGACCGGATTCATCAGGCGCTTGCGAAGGAAGGCAAAGACAAGCCGGACGTACACTTTGTGGACAATATGATCGGCGTCACCGGCAAAAACGGCCTTAAAGCGCTGCCGACTTCAGGTTTTGCGGGCATTCTCGCCATCCCGAAATCGACGGTCAAAACGGAGGAGGAGTTCAAGCGGGTTCTGAAGTTCCTCGATCAATTGAATGAGCCGGAGCTCCAGACATTGGCGGGCTACGGCATCGAAGGCAAGCATTACACGAAGGACGGCGATGCGATCGTGCCGAGCAAAGACGCGGCCCTTCTCGAATCGGAAGTCGAAGGCCTGAACCAAATGCTGCCCTTCATTCCGGAAGACCGCGGCCTTAAGGTGAAGCAAACGCCGCTTCGTCTGCAAACCGCGAAGATTCAGAAAGAAGCGGAGCAGTATATCGTATCCAATCCTGCGGAGCCGTTCATTTCGACAGTGTATTCGCAAAAAGGCCAACAGCTCGACAACATCATCAACGACGCGCGGATCAAATTCATCGTCGGTCAACTCGACGAAGCCGGTCTGAAGGCCGCTTTCGAGACGTGGAAAAAAACCGGCGGCGACGATCTCGTGAAAGAAATGAACGAACTGTACGCTGCCGCGAAAAAATGA
- a CDS encoding carbohydrate ABC transporter permease, with amino-acid sequence MAKQYRSVSGTVFDVSNYLFLGIVGLVSVLPFIYVIAGSFASDTELTKRAVFLIPEEFTVSAYRYIFSTDTILKSIWNSLYITVVGTVVNLLFTVTIAYSLSKRGLMGRNTVLNLIVFSMLFGGGLIPTYLVVRELHMLDTYWALIIPGAISAFNLIIVKNFFQELPQELEEAAKIDGCTELGLLWKIVLPLSMPVLATFTLFYAVGHWNNFFSALLYINDPSKWPLQVMLRQIVLLSQVAAGDAQTVDYNYVKEAEQSIKMAVIVVGTIPILLVYPFLQKHFAKGVLIGSVKG; translated from the coding sequence TTGGCTAAGCAATATCGAAGCGTTTCCGGAACCGTCTTTGACGTATCGAACTATCTCTTCCTGGGAATCGTCGGTCTGGTATCCGTTCTTCCTTTTATTTACGTCATCGCGGGTTCGTTCGCTTCGGACACGGAGCTGACGAAAAGAGCGGTGTTCCTCATTCCCGAGGAATTTACCGTATCGGCTTACCGGTATATTTTTTCGACGGATACGATTTTGAAAAGCATATGGAATTCGCTTTACATAACGGTGGTCGGGACGGTGGTAAATCTTCTCTTTACCGTAACGATAGCGTATTCTTTATCGAAGCGGGGGTTGATGGGGCGCAATACGGTGCTTAATCTGATCGTATTTTCGATGCTGTTCGGCGGCGGACTCATTCCAACCTATCTGGTCGTGAGAGAGCTGCACATGCTGGATACTTACTGGGCGCTCATCATACCGGGGGCGATCAGCGCCTTTAACCTGATCATCGTCAAAAACTTCTTTCAAGAGCTCCCGCAGGAGCTGGAGGAAGCGGCAAAAATCGACGGCTGTACGGAGCTGGGGCTTCTTTGGAAAATCGTCCTGCCCTTGTCGATGCCGGTGCTCGCCACTTTTACTTTGTTTTATGCCGTCGGCCATTGGAACAATTTTTTCTCCGCATTGCTTTATATCAACGATCCGTCGAAATGGCCGCTGCAGGTCATGTTAAGACAAATTGTACTGCTCTCGCAGGTGGCCGCCGGCGACGCCCAAACGGTGGATTACAACTATGTCAAAGAGGCTGAGCAATCGATCAAGATGGCTGTTATCGTTGTGGGGACCATTCCTATTTTGCTCGTCTATCCGTTCCTGCAGAAGCATTTTGCCAAAGGGGTCCTGATTGGCTCCGTCAAAGGGTAA